In Halovulum dunhuangense, one genomic interval encodes:
- a CDS encoding CheR family methyltransferase translates to MTDRDFARIAERIARMAGIVLEEHKRQMIHSRLSRRLRALGMGSFTAYLDHLDAGRDPAELQEFVNSLTTNLTSLYREAHHFAHLEKHVLAPLSQQTAPRLRIWSAGCSSGEEPASIALTALEAMGNAPADIRILATDLDTGMLARAAAGQYPADRAADIPQRFARHLVRSECRRFVSLPPAAQGMIAYRCLNLLEPWPMTGRFDAVFCRNVMIYFSQPTKAALIDRFAALLTPGGYLYLGHSESILGQHGDLEACGETVYRRRTP, encoded by the coding sequence ATGACCGACCGCGATTTCGCGCGCATCGCCGAGCGCATCGCGCGGATGGCGGGGATCGTTCTGGAAGAGCACAAGCGACAGATGATCCATTCGCGCCTGTCGCGCCGGCTTCGTGCCCTGGGGATGGGCAGCTTCACCGCCTATCTCGACCATCTGGACGCAGGAAGGGATCCGGCCGAGCTGCAGGAATTCGTCAACAGCCTGACGACCAACCTGACCTCTCTCTATCGCGAGGCGCATCATTTCGCCCATCTCGAAAAACACGTTCTCGCCCCGCTCAGCCAGCAGACCGCGCCCCGGCTTCGGATCTGGTCGGCCGGTTGCTCGAGCGGGGAGGAGCCAGCCTCCATCGCGCTGACCGCACTGGAGGCGATGGGGAATGCGCCGGCCGATATCCGGATCCTTGCGACCGATCTCGACACGGGGATGCTTGCGCGTGCGGCGGCGGGCCAGTATCCGGCCGACCGCGCGGCGGATATCCCGCAGCGCTTTGCCCGCCACCTTGTCCGGTCGGAATGCCGCCGGTTCGTCTCCCTGCCTCCAGCGGCGCAGGGCATGATCGCCTATCGCTGCCTGAACCTGCTCGAGCCGTGGCCGATGACCGGGCGCTTCGACGCGGTCTTCTGCCGGAACGTCATGATCTATTTCAGCCAGCCGACCAAGGCAGCGCTGATCGACCGGTTCGCCGCGCTTCTGACCCCGGGCGGCTACCTCTATCTTGGCCATTCGGAGTCCATTCTCGGCCAGCACGGCGATCTCGAAGCCTGCGGCGAGACGGTCTACCGGCGGAGAACGCCATGA
- a CDS encoding chemoreceptor glutamine deamidase CheD: MMQAIGTGGQPGHFDYRVDARVFPVLPGAHRVIAEPGAAVGTLLGSCVSACIRNRETGRGGLNHFLLPGSDGSHSARYGAYAMELLVNDILSAGGLRRDLEAKVFGGAEVIGTTTRTRSVGASNARFVRDYLKGEGIAILAEDLGGKLARRVYYFPDNGQVRVQYLAQTETRQAARSEEAYRNRLSATPQTGSVELFQ; encoded by the coding sequence ATGATGCAGGCGATTGGCACCGGCGGGCAACCCGGCCATTTCGACTACCGGGTCGATGCACGGGTATTCCCCGTCCTTCCGGGCGCGCACCGGGTGATTGCCGAGCCAGGGGCGGCGGTCGGAACGCTGCTCGGTTCCTGCGTGTCCGCCTGCATCCGCAACCGCGAGACGGGGCGCGGCGGGCTCAACCATTTCCTGCTTCCCGGCAGCGATGGCAGCCATTCCGCCCGGTATGGGGCCTATGCGATGGAATTGCTGGTCAACGACATCCTCTCGGCGGGTGGCCTGCGCCGCGACCTCGAGGCCAAGGTTTTCGGCGGCGCAGAGGTCATCGGGACCACGACGCGGACCCGGAGCGTCGGCGCCTCCAATGCGCGGTTCGTGCGCGATTACCTGAAGGGCGAGGGCATCGCGATCCTTGCCGAGGACTTGGGCGGCAAGCTGGCCCGAAGAGTCTACTATTTCCCTGACAACGGGCAGGTCCGTGTCCAGTACCTTGCCCAGACCGAAACGCGGCAAGCCGCGCGCAGCGAGGAGGCCTATCGCAACCGTCTCTCCGCCACGCCGCAGACCGGAAGCGTGGAGCTTTTCCAATGA
- a CDS encoding protein-glutamate methylesterase/protein-glutamine glutaminase, producing the protein MISPSGPVRVLVVDDSALMRRMIRAGLEAGADIEVIAEAANTAEARQMIRQHDPDVVTLDVEMPGMNGIEFLKKIMELRPTPVIMVSTLTAAGTEVSLAALQIGAIDAIPKPSGREEVARFGRALRESVLLARMAWPRGQGAATKSAPADSNPPLAALRSRRIARPELIAIGASTGGVAALSELLAMLPPTLPPVVVTQHMPPMFTERFAGRLDALLPHAVSQAVPGEVLAPGQIRIAPGDMHLTVARAGGRLVTRLDGSGPISGHRPSVDVLFNSVATAVGGRALGVILTGMGRDGAAGMRALHNTGAWCIGQSQESCVVYGMPRAARELQAVDEEADLPGIARRMSEILNTRSAIRTA; encoded by the coding sequence ATGATTTCTCCGAGCGGTCCGGTTCGTGTGCTGGTCGTCGACGACAGCGCCCTCATGCGGCGCATGATCCGCGCGGGACTCGAGGCCGGGGCAGACATAGAGGTGATAGCCGAGGCCGCAAACACGGCCGAGGCGCGGCAGATGATCCGCCAGCACGATCCCGATGTCGTGACCCTCGATGTCGAGATGCCGGGCATGAACGGCATCGAGTTCCTGAAGAAGATCATGGAATTGCGGCCCACGCCCGTGATCATGGTCTCGACCCTGACCGCTGCCGGCACCGAGGTCAGCCTCGCCGCGCTTCAGATCGGCGCGATCGATGCGATCCCGAAGCCCTCGGGCCGAGAGGAGGTGGCGAGGTTCGGGCGCGCGTTGCGCGAGAGTGTGCTGCTGGCACGAATGGCGTGGCCGCGCGGGCAGGGTGCGGCAACGAAGTCTGCCCCTGCGGATTCCAATCCGCCGCTGGCGGCGCTGCGGTCAAGACGCATCGCGCGGCCGGAACTGATTGCCATCGGCGCCTCGACCGGCGGTGTGGCGGCTCTGAGCGAGTTGCTTGCGATGCTGCCGCCGACGCTTCCTCCCGTCGTGGTGACGCAGCACATGCCGCCCATGTTCACGGAGCGGTTCGCGGGCCGGCTGGACGCATTGCTGCCGCATGCGGTGTCTCAGGCGGTTCCCGGAGAGGTGCTTGCCCCCGGGCAGATCCGGATCGCGCCCGGCGACATGCATCTGACGGTCGCGCGGGCAGGCGGGCGTCTTGTGACGCGGCTCGATGGGTCCGGCCCGATTTCGGGACACCGGCCATCGGTGGATGTGCTCTTCAATTCCGTGGCGACCGCCGTCGGGGGACGGGCGCTGGGCGTGATCCTGACCGGAATGGGCCGTGATGGCGCAGCGGGAATGCGGGCGCTGCACAATACGGGCGCGTGGTGCATCGGGCAGTCGCAGGAAAGTTGCGTCGTCTATGGCATGCCACGGGCCGCACGGGAGTTGCAGGCCGTCGACGAGGAGGCGGATCTTCCGGGGATTGCGCGGCGCATGAGTGAAATTCTTAACACGCGGTCCGCTATCAGGACCGCATGA
- a CDS encoding response regulator: MPAAKSLKILVVDDQQSMRGLARQCLKKLGVLDVALAASGDQALEVMAQQKFDAVISDLNMPGLSGVELAQRIKSHPVLRSTPVFLATSESYRDRASDQTVDHFVAKPFSVADMREAIEQHLGVLT, encoded by the coding sequence ATGCCAGCGGCAAAGTCACTGAAGATACTGGTCGTGGACGATCAGCAAAGCATGCGGGGCCTGGCCCGCCAGTGCCTCAAGAAACTGGGGGTGCTGGACGTGGCGCTCGCCGCCTCGGGCGATCAGGCGCTGGAGGTGATGGCACAGCAGAAATTCGATGCCGTGATCTCGGACCTGAACATGCCGGGGTTGAGCGGGGTGGAACTTGCGCAACGGATCAAGAGCCACCCTGTGCTGCGGTCGACGCCGGTGTTTCTGGCCACATCGGAGTCCTATCGCGACCGGGCCAGCGATCAGACGGTCGACCATTTCGTGGCCAAGCCCTTCAGCGTCGCCGACATGCGCGAGGCGATCGAGCAGCACCTGGGGGTCCTGACCTGA
- a CDS encoding NAD-dependent succinate-semialdehyde dehydrogenase — MLDQTNLADLLKDPSLLVTKGYIGGEWVDAASGKTFEVTNPARGDVICAIADMDETDARRAIDAAHAAQKDWAARTGKERAAVLRKWYELMVENADDLAAILTAEMGKPLAEAKGEIMYGASFIEWFSEEAKRAYGETIPGHQRDKRIVVIKQPVGVVASITPWNFPNAMIARKVGPALAVGCAFVAKPAAETPLSALAMAVLAERAGVPAGILNVVTSKRSSVIGQEFCANPKVRKLTFTGSTEVGRILLRQGADQIMKMSMELGGNAPFIVFDDADLDAAVEGAMISKYRNNGQTCVCANRIYVQAGVYDAFAEKLSAAVAKMKLGDGFEAGVSTGPLINTAALEKVEEHISDAVSKGAKVVTGGKRSALGGTFFEPTVLTGVTSDMMVTHDETFGPVAPLFRFEDEADVIAQANDTIYGLASYFYARDLSRVWRVAEALEYGMVGVNTGLISTEVAPFGGVKQSGLGREGSSHGIEDYLEMKYICMSV, encoded by the coding sequence ATGCTCGATCAGACCAATCTCGCCGATCTGCTGAAGGATCCGTCGCTGCTGGTGACCAAGGGGTATATCGGCGGCGAATGGGTCGATGCCGCCTCGGGCAAGACATTCGAGGTGACCAACCCGGCCCGTGGGGACGTGATCTGTGCCATCGCCGACATGGACGAGACCGATGCGCGCCGCGCCATCGACGCGGCCCATGCGGCGCAGAAGGACTGGGCGGCGCGCACCGGCAAGGAACGTGCCGCCGTTCTGCGCAAGTGGTACGAGCTGATGGTCGAGAATGCGGACGACCTTGCCGCGATCCTGACCGCCGAGATGGGCAAGCCGCTGGCCGAGGCCAAGGGCGAGATCATGTACGGCGCCAGCTTCATCGAATGGTTCTCGGAAGAGGCCAAGCGCGCCTATGGCGAGACGATCCCCGGCCACCAGCGCGACAAGCGTATCGTGGTGATCAAGCAGCCGGTGGGTGTCGTTGCCTCGATCACGCCCTGGAACTTTCCCAATGCGATGATCGCCCGCAAGGTGGGGCCCGCGCTTGCGGTCGGCTGCGCCTTCGTCGCCAAGCCCGCGGCCGAGACGCCGCTCTCGGCGCTGGCGATGGCCGTGCTGGCCGAGCGCGCTGGCGTGCCCGCGGGCATCCTGAACGTTGTCACCTCGAAGCGCAGCTCGGTCATCGGGCAGGAATTCTGCGCCAACCCCAAGGTGCGCAAGCTGACCTTTACCGGATCGACAGAGGTGGGCCGCATCCTGCTGCGCCAGGGCGCCGATCAGATCATGAAGATGTCGATGGAACTGGGCGGGAACGCGCCCTTCATCGTGTTCGACGACGCGGATCTGGACGCCGCCGTCGAGGGGGCGATGATCTCCAAGTATCGCAACAATGGCCAGACCTGTGTCTGCGCGAACCGCATCTATGTGCAGGCGGGTGTCTATGACGCCTTTGCCGAGAAGCTTTCGGCGGCGGTCGCGAAAATGAAGCTGGGCGACGGGTTCGAGGCGGGCGTCAGCACCGGCCCGCTGATAAACACGGCCGCGCTGGAAAAGGTGGAGGAGCATATCTCCGACGCCGTGTCCAAGGGCGCGAAGGTGGTCACGGGCGGCAAGCGCTCGGCGCTGGGCGGTACCTTTTTCGAGCCGACGGTCCTGACCGGTGTGACCAGCGACATGATGGTCACACATGACGAAACCTTTGGCCCGGTAGCGCCGCTCTTCCGCTTCGAGGACGAGGCCGACGTGATCGCCCAGGCCAACGACACGATCTATGGCCTTGCGTCCTATTTCTATGCCCGCGACCTGAGCCGCGTCTGGCGCGTGGCCGAGGCGCTGGAATACGGGATGGTCGGTGTCAACACGGGCCTGATCTCGACCGAGGTTGCGCCCTTCGGGGGCGTGAAGCAGTCGGGACTTGGCCGCGAGGGATCGAGCCACGGGATCGAGGACTATCTGGAGATGAAATACATCTGCATGTCGGTCTGA
- a CDS encoding ferredoxin--NADP reductase, giving the protein MNQHAPAAAATPVLPDAQDVTEVIHWTDRLFSFRLTRPRSLRFRSGEFVMIGLPGENGKPILRAYSIASPSWDETLEFYSIKVPDGPLTSRLQRIRPGDQVILRPKPVGTLVVDALLPGRRLYMVATGTGIAPFASLLRDPEVHEKFDEVILTHTCRQVAELEYGRRIVAALPDDPLIGELVAGKVKYLPTTTQEDSPNTGRITDWIASGRLFDHLGTPPLDPETDRVMICGSMGLNTDVKALLETAGLREGSNANPGEFVLEKAFVG; this is encoded by the coding sequence ATGAACCAGCACGCCCCGGCCGCCGCCGCCACCCCCGTCCTGCCCGATGCACAGGACGTGACCGAGGTGATCCACTGGACCGACCGGCTGTTCTCGTTCCGGCTGACCCGCCCGCGTTCGCTGCGGTTCCGCTCGGGCGAGTTCGTGATGATCGGCCTGCCCGGCGAGAACGGCAAACCGATCCTGCGCGCCTATTCCATCGCCTCGCCCTCCTGGGACGAGACGCTGGAATTCTATTCGATCAAGGTGCCCGACGGGCCGCTCACGTCCCGGCTTCAGCGGATCCGGCCCGGCGACCAGGTGATCCTGCGCCCGAAACCCGTCGGCACGCTTGTCGTGGACGCGCTGCTGCCGGGCCGGCGGCTCTACATGGTCGCGACTGGGACCGGCATCGCGCCCTTCGCCTCGCTCCTGCGCGACCCCGAGGTGCATGAGAAGTTCGACGAGGTGATCCTGACGCATACCTGCCGGCAGGTCGCGGAACTGGAATACGGCCGCCGCATTGTCGCGGCCCTTCCGGACGACCCGCTGATCGGAGAGCTTGTCGCCGGCAAGGTGAAATACCTGCCCACCACCACCCAGGAAGACAGCCCAAACACGGGCCGGATCACCGACTGGATCGCCTCGGGGCGCCTGTTCGACCACCTCGGCACACCGCCCTTGGACCCAGAGACGGACCGCGTGATGATCTGCGGCTCCATGGGCCTGAACACCGACGTGAAGGCGCTGCTCGAGACTGCAGGCCTGCGCGAAGGCTCGAACGCCAACCCGGGCGAATTCGTGCTGGAGAAGGCCTTCGTCGGCTAG
- a CDS encoding DUF934 domain-containing protein, with the protein MTQIVTRDGFVADSFPRHGVILDLDAYWTGQDLPIDVPLGVRLPVDADPERLRPWFGKISLAIIPFASSADGRGFSLARRLRQLGYRGRIRAEGHVLVDQFRAALRVGVDEIAISDAQALRNPEAQWLAVRHVEGYQNRLFAA; encoded by the coding sequence ATGACCCAGATCGTCACCCGCGACGGGTTCGTCGCCGACAGCTTCCCACGCCACGGCGTGATCCTCGACCTCGATGCCTACTGGACGGGGCAGGACCTGCCCATCGACGTGCCGCTTGGCGTGCGCCTGCCGGTGGACGCGGACCCGGAGCGGCTGAGGCCGTGGTTCGGCAAGATCAGCCTCGCCATCATTCCTTTCGCCAGCAGCGCGGATGGGCGCGGCTTCAGCCTTGCGCGGCGCCTGCGCCAGCTCGGCTATCGGGGCCGCATCCGTGCCGAAGGCCATGTTCTGGTGGACCAGTTCCGCGCCGCCCTGCGGGTCGGCGTGGACGAGATCGCGATTTCGGATGCGCAGGCTCTGCGCAATCCCGAGGCCCAGTGGCTGGCCGTCCGCCATGTCGAGGGCTACCAGAACCGTCTCTTCGCCGCCTGA